One window of the Zea mays cultivar B73 chromosome 3, Zm-B73-REFERENCE-NAM-5.0, whole genome shotgun sequence genome contains the following:
- the LOC100383265 gene encoding DNA repair protein XRCC2 homolog-like isoform X2, with amino-acid sequence MAGEAGKDPQAWLAANETASAFLSRSLSSRPPITLPPPLHRAPLRPGNVVEIAGPSNSGKSHLLLMAAVQCILPKEWEGIYFGGLGRAVMYLDLDCRFDVLRLAQILRNRIAEGCRLAHLRNGDPENDVTKDEFQCSLQNTLFSDCMQRFLYARCCKSPEFIDALKTVQSQSRREVSGAGIYFVMIDSIGAFYWIDRGSQASRENKGKTLQSIFESVVHELRKILQLEPALVLVTKASVYGEGTTTANDFNRDSSKYMLEDPSGLGYSRREEERTLSNREYMPSIWQSFVTHRINLQEAEVPSVLESEVLPLHTSEWVQPCLKMKEKFSIMDDGVNLIH; translated from the exons ATGGCCGGAGAGGCGGGAAAAGACCCCCAAGCGTGGCTAGCCGCCAACGAGACGGCGTCGGCCTTCCTCTCCCGTTCACTCTCCTCGCGGCCCCCCATCACCCTCCCGCCACCACTGCACCGCGCGCCTCTCCGCCCGGGCAACGTCGTCGAGATCGCCGGCCCGTCCAACTCTGGCAAGTCCCACCTCCTCCTCATG GCTGCAGTGCAGTGCATATTACCAAAGGAGTGGGAGGGAATCTACTTTGGGGGGCTGGGGAGGGCGGTCATGTACTTGGACTTGGACTGCCGATTTGATGTGCTACGGCTGGCTCAAATTCTGAGGAATCGTATTGCAGAGGGCTGCC GTTTAGCACACCTTAGAAATGGAGACCCTGAAAATGATGTCACTAAAGATGAGTTTCagtgttctcttcaaaatacacTGTTTTCTGATTGTATGCAGCGCTTCTTGTATGCTCGATGTTGCAAAAGTCCTGAATTCATAGATGCTTTGAAG ACTGTACAGTCTCAATCAAGGAGGGAAGTGTCCGGCGCTGGTATATATTTTGTTATGATAGACAG CATTGGTGCGTTCTACTGGATAGATCGTGGTTCTCAAGCTTCACGAGAGAATAAAGG GAAAACACTGCAAAGCATTTTTGAAAGTGTTGTCCACGAGTTACGCAAGATTTTGCAACTTGAACCTGCATTGGTTTTGGTCACAAAGGCATCCGTTTATGGGGAAGGCACCACAACAGCAAATGACTTCAATCG GGATTCTTCAAAATACATGCTGGAGGATCCTAGCGGTTTGGGATAttcaagacgggaggaagaaagaACTCTCTCTAATCGGGAATATATGCCATCAATATGGCAG TCTTTTGTCACACACAGGATAAACCTTCAAG AAGCAGAAGTTCCCTCTGTGCTGGAAAGTGAGGTGCTTCCTTTGCATACTTCTGAGTGGGTGCAACCTTGCCTCAAAATGAAGGAGAAGTTTTCTATTATGGAT GATGGTGTTAACCTTATCCACTGA
- the LOC100383265 gene encoding DNA repair protein XRCC2 homolog-like, which produces MAGEAGKDPQAWLAANETASAFLSRSLSSRPPITLPPPLHRAPLRPGNVVEIAGPSNSGKSHLLLMAAVQCILPKEWEGIYFGGLGRAVMYLDLDCRFDVLRLAQILRNRIAEGCRLAHLRNGDPENDVTKDEFQCSLQNTLFSDCMQRFLYARCCKSPEFIDALKTVQSQSRREVSGAGIYFVMIDSIGAFYWIDRGSQASRENKGKTLQSIFESVVHELRKILQLEPALVLVTKASVYGEGTTTANDFNRDSSKYMLEDPSGLGYSRREEERTLSNREYMPSIWQSFVTHRINLQVEAEVPSVLESEVLPLHTSEWVQPCLKMKEKFSIMDDGVNLIH; this is translated from the exons ATGGCCGGAGAGGCGGGAAAAGACCCCCAAGCGTGGCTAGCCGCCAACGAGACGGCGTCGGCCTTCCTCTCCCGTTCACTCTCCTCGCGGCCCCCCATCACCCTCCCGCCACCACTGCACCGCGCGCCTCTCCGCCCGGGCAACGTCGTCGAGATCGCCGGCCCGTCCAACTCTGGCAAGTCCCACCTCCTCCTCATG GCTGCAGTGCAGTGCATATTACCAAAGGAGTGGGAGGGAATCTACTTTGGGGGGCTGGGGAGGGCGGTCATGTACTTGGACTTGGACTGCCGATTTGATGTGCTACGGCTGGCTCAAATTCTGAGGAATCGTATTGCAGAGGGCTGCC GTTTAGCACACCTTAGAAATGGAGACCCTGAAAATGATGTCACTAAAGATGAGTTTCagtgttctcttcaaaatacacTGTTTTCTGATTGTATGCAGCGCTTCTTGTATGCTCGATGTTGCAAAAGTCCTGAATTCATAGATGCTTTGAAG ACTGTACAGTCTCAATCAAGGAGGGAAGTGTCCGGCGCTGGTATATATTTTGTTATGATAGACAG CATTGGTGCGTTCTACTGGATAGATCGTGGTTCTCAAGCTTCACGAGAGAATAAAGG GAAAACACTGCAAAGCATTTTTGAAAGTGTTGTCCACGAGTTACGCAAGATTTTGCAACTTGAACCTGCATTGGTTTTGGTCACAAAGGCATCCGTTTATGGGGAAGGCACCACAACAGCAAATGACTTCAATCG GGATTCTTCAAAATACATGCTGGAGGATCCTAGCGGTTTGGGATAttcaagacgggaggaagaaagaACTCTCTCTAATCGGGAATATATGCCATCAATATGGCAG TCTTTTGTCACACACAGGATAAACCTTCAAG TAGAAGCAGAAGTTCCCTCTGTGCTGGAAAGTGAGGTGCTTCCTTTGCATACTTCTGAGTGGGTGCAACCTTGCCTCAAAATGAAGGAGAAGTTTTCTATTATGGAT GATGGTGTTAACCTTATCCACTGA
- the LOC100383265 gene encoding DNA repair protein XRCC2 homolog-like isoform X1: protein MAGEAGKDPQAWLAANETASAFLSRSLSSRPPITLPPPLHRAPLRPGNVVEIAGPSNSGKSHLLLMAAVQCILPKEWEGIYFGGLGRAVMYLDLDCRFDVLRLAQILRNRIAEGCRLAHLRNGDPENDVTKDEFQCSLQNTLFSDCMQRFLYARCCKSPEFIDALKTVQSQSRREVSGAGIYFVMIDSIGAFYWIDRGSQASRENKGKTLQSIFESVVHELRKILQLEPALVLVTKASVYGEGTTTANDFNRDSSKYMLEDPSGLGYSRREEERTLSNREYMPSIWQSFVTHRINLQVEAEVPSVLESEVLPLHTSEWVQPCLKMKEKFSIMDVRFWYSYSFGLLQT from the exons ATGGCCGGAGAGGCGGGAAAAGACCCCCAAGCGTGGCTAGCCGCCAACGAGACGGCGTCGGCCTTCCTCTCCCGTTCACTCTCCTCGCGGCCCCCCATCACCCTCCCGCCACCACTGCACCGCGCGCCTCTCCGCCCGGGCAACGTCGTCGAGATCGCCGGCCCGTCCAACTCTGGCAAGTCCCACCTCCTCCTCATG GCTGCAGTGCAGTGCATATTACCAAAGGAGTGGGAGGGAATCTACTTTGGGGGGCTGGGGAGGGCGGTCATGTACTTGGACTTGGACTGCCGATTTGATGTGCTACGGCTGGCTCAAATTCTGAGGAATCGTATTGCAGAGGGCTGCC GTTTAGCACACCTTAGAAATGGAGACCCTGAAAATGATGTCACTAAAGATGAGTTTCagtgttctcttcaaaatacacTGTTTTCTGATTGTATGCAGCGCTTCTTGTATGCTCGATGTTGCAAAAGTCCTGAATTCATAGATGCTTTGAAG ACTGTACAGTCTCAATCAAGGAGGGAAGTGTCCGGCGCTGGTATATATTTTGTTATGATAGACAG CATTGGTGCGTTCTACTGGATAGATCGTGGTTCTCAAGCTTCACGAGAGAATAAAGG GAAAACACTGCAAAGCATTTTTGAAAGTGTTGTCCACGAGTTACGCAAGATTTTGCAACTTGAACCTGCATTGGTTTTGGTCACAAAGGCATCCGTTTATGGGGAAGGCACCACAACAGCAAATGACTTCAATCG GGATTCTTCAAAATACATGCTGGAGGATCCTAGCGGTTTGGGATAttcaagacgggaggaagaaagaACTCTCTCTAATCGGGAATATATGCCATCAATATGGCAG TCTTTTGTCACACACAGGATAAACCTTCAAG TAGAAGCAGAAGTTCCCTCTGTGCTGGAAAGTGAGGTGCTTCCTTTGCATACTTCTGAGTGGGTGCAACCTTGCCTCAAAATGAAGGAGAAGTTTTCTATTATGGATGTAAGATTTTGGTATTCATATTCCTTTGGCCTGCTGCAAACATAG
- the LOC100383265 gene encoding DNA repair protein XRCC2 homolog-like isoform X3 encodes MAGEAGKDPQAWLAANETASAFLSRSLSSRPPITLPPPLHRAPLRPGNVVEIAGPSNSGKSHLLLMAAVQCILPKEWEGIYFGGLGRAVMYLDLDCRFDVLRLAQILRNRIAEGCRLAHLRNGDPENDVTKDEFQCSLQNTLFSDCMQRFLYARCCKSPEFIDALKTVQSQSRREVSGAGIYFVMIDSIGAFYWIDRGSQASRENKGKTLQSIFESVVHELRKILQLEPALVLVTKASVYGEGTTTANDFNRDSSKYMLEDPSGLGYSRREEERTLSNREYMPSIWQV; translated from the exons ATGGCCGGAGAGGCGGGAAAAGACCCCCAAGCGTGGCTAGCCGCCAACGAGACGGCGTCGGCCTTCCTCTCCCGTTCACTCTCCTCGCGGCCCCCCATCACCCTCCCGCCACCACTGCACCGCGCGCCTCTCCGCCCGGGCAACGTCGTCGAGATCGCCGGCCCGTCCAACTCTGGCAAGTCCCACCTCCTCCTCATG GCTGCAGTGCAGTGCATATTACCAAAGGAGTGGGAGGGAATCTACTTTGGGGGGCTGGGGAGGGCGGTCATGTACTTGGACTTGGACTGCCGATTTGATGTGCTACGGCTGGCTCAAATTCTGAGGAATCGTATTGCAGAGGGCTGCC GTTTAGCACACCTTAGAAATGGAGACCCTGAAAATGATGTCACTAAAGATGAGTTTCagtgttctcttcaaaatacacTGTTTTCTGATTGTATGCAGCGCTTCTTGTATGCTCGATGTTGCAAAAGTCCTGAATTCATAGATGCTTTGAAG ACTGTACAGTCTCAATCAAGGAGGGAAGTGTCCGGCGCTGGTATATATTTTGTTATGATAGACAG CATTGGTGCGTTCTACTGGATAGATCGTGGTTCTCAAGCTTCACGAGAGAATAAAGG GAAAACACTGCAAAGCATTTTTGAAAGTGTTGTCCACGAGTTACGCAAGATTTTGCAACTTGAACCTGCATTGGTTTTGGTCACAAAGGCATCCGTTTATGGGGAAGGCACCACAACAGCAAATGACTTCAATCG GGATTCTTCAAAATACATGCTGGAGGATCCTAGCGGTTTGGGATAttcaagacgggaggaagaaagaACTCTCTCTAATCGGGAATATATGCCATCAATATGGCAGGTCTGA